One stretch of Rhinatrema bivittatum chromosome 8, aRhiBiv1.1, whole genome shotgun sequence DNA includes these proteins:
- the ZNRD2 gene encoding protein ZNRD2 isoform X2: MDDCEWEPPSEAEMKVIQARRERQDKISKLMGEYLLKGYRMLGECCQECGTILLQDKKRKNYCVACQELDSDIDKDNPALNAQAALSQVRECQLASNVAEGEPVLAVPVAPSSRQQHVPRPEHCEGAAAGLRGPVPPLPPPPSGAAVAAAAAAAAAAAAAATTTTASSSSPGTSLSALERVWRGQPMPQALAAAEDAILQKIDWAARELRQTTSIEMTVQLCSMIRTCTNSLQGIKELLQ, from the exons ATGGATGATTGCGAATGGGAGCCACCCTCGGAGGCAGAGATGAAAGTGATCCAGGCAAGGCGGGAGCGGCAGGATAAAATCAGCAAGCTGATGGGAGAGTATCTGTTGAAGGGATACCGCATGCTGGGGGAGTGCTGCCAGGAATGCGGG ACCATCTTGCTGCAAGATAAGAAGCGGAAGAATTACTGTGTGGCATGCCAAGAGCTGGACTCTGACATAGATAAGGACAACCCTG CCCTGAATGCCCAGGCTGCTCTATCTCAGGTCCGCGAATGCCAGCTAGCGTCAAATGTGGCAGAAGGTGAACCTGTCCTGGCAGTGCCTGTAGCCCCGTCTTCCCGTCAGCAGCACGTCCCACGACCGGAGCACTGCGAGGGTGCTGCGGCTGGGCTCCGCGGGCCtgttcctccccttcctccaccccccagtggagctgctgttgctgctgctgctgctgctgctgctgccgccgccgccgccgccaccaccaccactgcctcctcctcctcacctggCACATCCCTTTCTGCTCTCGAGCGGGTTTGGCGTGGGCAGCCAATGCCGCAGGCTCTGGCAGCAGCCGAGGATGCCATTCTGCAGAAGATCGACTGGGCAGCCCGGGAGCTGCGTCAGACTACCTCCATCGAGATGACCGTGCAGCTCTGCTCCATGATTCGCACCTGTACCAACTCCCtgcagggcattaaggaactgctgcaatga
- the FAM89B gene encoding leucine repeat adapter protein 25, whose product MNGLPQPQASLCPIEGLPPLPKGLSGILNSSGGSWREIEKVYSKKSRIQDDLSKSRVPPEKLVRSKPVNLDAALAILRKEMVGLRQLDMSLLCQLWSLYESIQEYKGLFQDMSSSVHSESSYVAENGFSDEEEDSETDQPSPDVRKGDPLLHTLGLAQPRNSRDQWMQDSFHITI is encoded by the exons ATGAACGGGCTGCCGCAGCCCCAAGCCAGCCTCTGCCCcatcgagggcctgcccccgctCCCCAAAGGGCTGAGTGGGATCCTCAACTCCAGCGGAGGGTCCTGGAGGGAGATCGAGAAGGTCTACAGCAAGAAGTCCCGCATTCAGGACGACCTGAGCAAGTCCCGGGTGCCGCCGGAGAAGCTGGTCCGCAGCAAGCCTGTCAACCTGGACGCGGCCTTGGCCATTCTTCGCAAGGAAATG GTGGGCCTGCGGCAGCTGGACATGTCCCTGCTCTGTCAGCTCTGGTCTCTCTACGAGTCCATCCAGGAGTACAAGGGCCTGTTCCAGGACATGTCCTCCTCTGTGCACTCCGAGAGCTCTTACGTTGCTGAGAACGGTTTCTCTGATGAGGAAGAAGACTCTGAGACGGACCAGCCCAGCCCGGACGTCAGGAAGGGAGACCCCTTACTGCACACTCTTGGCCTGGCTCAGCCACGCAACTCGCGGGACCAATGGATGCAGGACTCCTTCCATATTACCATATAA
- the ZNRD2 gene encoding protein ZNRD2 isoform X1, translating to MALNAAMDDCEWEPPSEAEMKVIQARRERQDKISKLMGEYLLKGYRMLGECCQECGTILLQDKKRKNYCVACQELDSDIDKDNPALNAQAALSQVRECQLASNVAEGEPVLAVPVAPSSRQQHVPRPEHCEGAAAGLRGPVPPLPPPPSGAAVAAAAAAAAAAAAAATTTTASSSSPGTSLSALERVWRGQPMPQALAAAEDAILQKIDWAARELRQTTSIEMTVQLCSMIRTCTNSLQGIKELLQ from the exons ATGGCATTGAATGCAG CGATGGATGATTGCGAATGGGAGCCACCCTCGGAGGCAGAGATGAAAGTGATCCAGGCAAGGCGGGAGCGGCAGGATAAAATCAGCAAGCTGATGGGAGAGTATCTGTTGAAGGGATACCGCATGCTGGGGGAGTGCTGCCAGGAATGCGGG ACCATCTTGCTGCAAGATAAGAAGCGGAAGAATTACTGTGTGGCATGCCAAGAGCTGGACTCTGACATAGATAAGGACAACCCTG CCCTGAATGCCCAGGCTGCTCTATCTCAGGTCCGCGAATGCCAGCTAGCGTCAAATGTGGCAGAAGGTGAACCTGTCCTGGCAGTGCCTGTAGCCCCGTCTTCCCGTCAGCAGCACGTCCCACGACCGGAGCACTGCGAGGGTGCTGCGGCTGGGCTCCGCGGGCCtgttcctccccttcctccaccccccagtggagctgctgttgctgctgctgctgctgctgctgctgccgccgccgccgccgccaccaccaccactgcctcctcctcctcacctggCACATCCCTTTCTGCTCTCGAGCGGGTTTGGCGTGGGCAGCCAATGCCGCAGGCTCTGGCAGCAGCCGAGGATGCCATTCTGCAGAAGATCGACTGGGCAGCCCGGGAGCTGCGTCAGACTACCTCCATCGAGATGACCGTGCAGCTCTGCTCCATGATTCGCACCTGTACCAACTCCCtgcagggcattaaggaactgctgcaatga